A stretch of the Candidatus Peregrinibacteria bacterium genome encodes the following:
- the rfbC gene encoding dTDP-4-dehydrorhamnose 3,5-epimerase, whose product MTNIKVEATSLQNAYVLTPQVFGDERGYFHEVFHKEKFAEIGLDAQFVQDNLSYSEKGILRGLHAQWNPHQGKLVRAVKGAIYDVIVDVKRGSPTFGEWFGIELSDKNHKALWLPAGFAHGFVVTSENAIVEYKCTGLYNPSCEISIIYNDPEIGIKWPLSDVQLSAKDKSGITLEEWSKSPEFELYNHTMPMTRPLAIT is encoded by the coding sequence ATGACAAATATAAAAGTCGAAGCCACATCACTGCAAAACGCCTATGTTTTGACTCCACAAGTTTTCGGAGACGAGCGCGGATATTTTCATGAAGTGTTTCATAAAGAAAAATTCGCTGAAATCGGGCTAGATGCGCAGTTCGTACAGGACAACCTTTCTTACTCCGAGAAGGGGATTTTGAGGGGACTTCATGCGCAGTGGAATCCACATCAGGGTAAATTGGTGAGAGCCGTAAAAGGTGCGATATATGATGTGATTGTAGATGTTAAGAGGGGTTCTCCGACCTTCGGGGAGTGGTTCGGCATTGAACTGAGTGACAAAAATCATAAAGCGCTTTGGCTTCCGGCCGGATTTGCGCATGGATTTGTCGTAACTTCCGAAAATGCCATCGTGGAATACAAATGCACCGGACTTTATAATCCTTCATGCGAAATCAGTATCATATACAACGACCCTGAAATCGGCATAAAATGGCCACTCTCAGATGTGCAATTGTCCGCAAAAGACAAATCTGGCATTACACTCGAAGAATGGTCGAAATCGCCGGAATTCGAACTGTACAATCACACCATGCCGATGACACGCCCCCTTGCGATTACTTGA
- the gmd gene encoding GDP-mannose 4,6-dehydratase, whose translation MAKKAFITGITGQDGPFLAKLLLEKGYEVYGGVRRASTPNMRNLEFLGIDKDVKLIEIDLIEYSNLYKIITTIKPDEFYNLAAQSFVGSSFELPILTTNINSLGVAYILDIIKTFSPQTKFYQASTSEMFGKIKEPMQNEETPFYPRSPYGVSKVYAHWLTVNYRESYGLFATSGILFNHESELRGPQFVTRKITRHVANVSNGSTEILELGNLNASRDWGYAKEYVEGMYLMLQADKPDTFVLATGKTTSVRDFVESAYKVIGIDIRWDGAALKEKGYDKKSDKLLIQVNPEFYRPAEVDVLLGNASKAKNILGWEPKIGVIELADIMVKNDINLLNR comes from the coding sequence GTGGCAAAAAAAGCGTTCATAACAGGCATTACTGGGCAAGATGGCCCATTTCTCGCGAAGTTATTATTGGAAAAGGGGTATGAAGTATATGGAGGCGTTAGAAGGGCAAGCACTCCCAATATGCGCAATTTGGAATTCCTTGGGATTGATAAAGATGTTAAGCTCATTGAAATCGATCTGATCGAATACAGCAATTTATACAAAATTATAACAACTATAAAGCCCGATGAGTTCTATAATCTTGCTGCACAAAGTTTCGTTGGATCAAGTTTTGAATTACCAATATTGACCACAAATATAAACAGCCTTGGAGTCGCCTATATTCTCGATATTATTAAAACATTTTCACCACAAACTAAATTCTACCAAGCATCCACTTCTGAAATGTTTGGTAAGATCAAAGAGCCGATGCAGAATGAAGAAACTCCATTCTATCCTCGAAGCCCATACGGTGTATCAAAAGTATATGCTCATTGGTTAACTGTAAATTATCGTGAGAGTTACGGGCTATTCGCCACCTCCGGCATACTTTTCAATCATGAAAGTGAATTGCGCGGCCCTCAATTTGTCACAAGAAAAATCACACGTCACGTCGCGAACGTATCAAACGGTAGCACTGAAATATTGGAACTCGGTAATTTGAACGCATCCAGAGATTGGGGGTATGCCAAAGAATATGTAGAAGGCATGTATCTCATGCTACAAGCGGATAAGCCCGATACTTTCGTACTTGCAACCGGCAAAACCACTTCCGTGAGAGACTTTGTTGAAAGCGCATATAAAGTTATTGGCATTGATATCCGATGGGATGGCGCGGCTCTAAAGGAGAAAGGCTACGATAAAAAAAGCGATAAATTGCTCATACAAGTGAACCCTGAGTTTTATCGTCCGGCTGAAGTTGATGTGCTACTCGGGAATGCCTCAAAAGCAAAAAACATACTTGGATGGGAGCCAAAAATTGGAGTCATAGAACTTGCTGACATCATGGTAAAAAATGATATAAACTTACTCAATCGATAA